In the genome of Fulvivirga maritima, one region contains:
- a CDS encoding MoaD/ThiS family protein, with translation MSHSVTIKYFGAIAEQTGVGNETLELTDDLKNASQIKAYCINKYNLNDEDSIQVAINQQLNDQGDVKEGDEIALLPPFAGG, from the coding sequence ATGAGCCATAGCGTTACCATCAAATATTTTGGAGCCATAGCCGAGCAAACCGGAGTAGGCAATGAAACCCTGGAACTCACGGATGATTTGAAAAATGCCAGCCAGATTAAGGCTTACTGCATAAATAAATACAATCTCAATGATGAAGATAGCATTCAAGTGGCCATTAATCAGCAATTGAATGACCAAGGCGATGTTAAAGAAGGCGATGAAATAGCATTACTACCTCCTTTTGCCGGAGGATAA
- a CDS encoding molybdenum cofactor biosynthesis protein MoaE encodes MSNKKPKKVFVDGPISPDKIATSIANHQSKTNIGAHSIFLGQVRADEIEGKTVTAIEYSAYEEMAEKAFHEIRESAFEKFDLTCSHIYHSLGTVKAGEICLFVFTSSAHRKAAIEACNYLVEEIKANVPVFGKELFEDETHQWKVNH; translated from the coding sequence ATGAGTAATAAGAAACCAAAAAAGGTCTTTGTAGATGGGCCTATCAGTCCAGATAAAATAGCTACCTCTATAGCTAACCACCAGAGCAAAACTAATATTGGCGCTCACAGTATTTTCCTGGGCCAAGTTAGAGCCGATGAAATAGAAGGAAAAACGGTAACAGCCATAGAGTATTCGGCATATGAAGAAATGGCCGAAAAAGCCTTTCATGAGATCAGAGAGTCAGCTTTTGAGAAATTTGACCTTACCTGTTCTCATATCTATCATAGTTTAGGCACGGTAAAAGCCGGAGAAATATGCCTTTTTGTTTTCACCTCATCGGCGCACCGAAAAGCAGCTATAGAAGCGTGCAACTATTTGGTAGAAGAAATAAAAGCCAATGTTCCTGTGTTTGGCAAAGAGCTGTTTGAAGACGAAACACACCAGTGGAAGGTGAACCATTAG
- a CDS encoding YdeI/OmpD-associated family protein: protein MNPKIDNYLAVGCGRCAMVGTPKCKVHSWKDELVALRTIVLSCGLKEELKWSMPCYTHNGKNVAMVAAFKNHCVISFFKGALLQDTAGILQKGGENSQSNRLIKFTELQQVIDLEETIKSYIYAAIEIEKKGLKISDEQKTETPIPDEFKKHLRENALLKNAFEALTPGRQRGYLLHFSSAKQSKTRDSRIQKCIPTIMAGRGLHD from the coding sequence ATGAACCCAAAAATTGATAATTACCTTGCTGTAGGCTGCGGCAGATGCGCCATGGTAGGTACTCCTAAATGTAAAGTCCATTCCTGGAAAGATGAATTAGTTGCGCTTAGGACCATAGTGCTGAGCTGCGGACTCAAAGAAGAATTAAAATGGAGTATGCCATGCTACACTCATAATGGTAAGAATGTAGCCATGGTGGCTGCATTTAAAAATCACTGCGTTATAAGCTTTTTCAAAGGAGCTCTTCTTCAGGATACTGCCGGAATCCTTCAAAAAGGCGGAGAAAATTCACAGTCTAACCGCCTGATAAAATTCACAGAATTACAACAGGTTATAGACCTTGAAGAAACCATTAAGTCATACATCTACGCAGCGATAGAGATAGAAAAGAAAGGCCTAAAAATCAGTGATGAGCAAAAAACAGAAACGCCCATACCTGATGAATTTAAGAAGCATCTTAGAGAAAATGCACTTCTTAAAAATGCCTTTGAAGCCCTTACTCCCGGCCGACAAAGAGGCTATTTACTTCACTTCTCTTCCGCCAAGCAATCAAAAACCAGAGATTCCAGAATACAAAAGTGCATTCCAACTATTATGGCTGGTCGTGGACTACATGACTAG
- a CDS encoding helix-turn-helix domain-containing protein has translation MTKERSLSEFNNGLKLKGFNVFQIEQDGQATRIYSRKDFYKICLTTGKSVIHYADRSYEADDTILFFGNPHIPYSWETLSTSYVGYTCLFSEDFIKTSERSESMLQSPLFKIGGTPILKITQEQREFLNSIFRKMIEEQQTDYSFKDDLIRNYIHLILHEALKMEPSENYEQHKNASSRLTSVFLELLERQFPVETADHPLELRTAQDYANSLNVHVNYLNRAVKKVTGRTTTAHVTDRIIQEAKALLQHTTWNISEIAFALGFEYPTYFNNFFKKQTGSTPKAIRSLEV, from the coding sequence ATGACTAAAGAAAGATCGTTATCAGAGTTTAATAACGGGTTAAAGTTAAAGGGCTTTAATGTGTTTCAGATAGAGCAGGATGGGCAGGCTACACGCATTTATAGCAGAAAGGATTTTTATAAAATTTGTCTTACTACAGGCAAAAGTGTGATCCATTATGCTGACCGTAGCTATGAGGCTGACGATACTATTTTGTTTTTTGGTAATCCGCATATTCCTTATTCATGGGAAACATTATCAACGAGTTATGTAGGGTATACCTGTCTTTTTTCAGAAGATTTTATAAAAACATCAGAGCGATCTGAAAGTATGTTACAATCGCCTTTGTTTAAGATAGGGGGGACACCTATCCTAAAAATAACACAAGAGCAAAGGGAGTTTTTAAACAGCATCTTCCGTAAGATGATAGAGGAACAACAGACCGACTATTCATTTAAAGATGATTTGATAAGAAATTACATTCATCTCATTTTGCATGAGGCTTTAAAAATGGAGCCTTCAGAAAATTATGAACAGCATAAAAATGCTTCTTCAAGGTTAACTTCAGTGTTTTTGGAGTTGTTAGAAAGGCAGTTTCCTGTAGAAACGGCTGATCACCCGCTAGAGTTAAGAACCGCTCAGGACTATGCTAATTCATTGAATGTGCATGTTAATTATTTAAACAGAGCGGTAAAAAAGGTGACTGGTAGAACCACTACCGCTCACGTTACAGATAGGATCATTCAGGAGGCTAAAGCGCTTTTACAGCATACTACCTGGAATATATCAGAAATTGCCTTTGCTTTAGGCTTTGAGTATCCAACTTATTTTAATAACTTCTTTAAGAAACAGACTGGCAGTACTCCGAAGGCTATTCGCTCTTTGGAAGTTTGA
- a CDS encoding XdhC family protein — protein MRELESIISAFEKAQANDLQCTLATVVHVEGSSYRKAGARMLVDENGLMTGAISGGCLEGDALKKALHALHQNKNKLISYDTSDEDDAVIGAQLGCNGIIQVLFEPINPEEENNPISLLKEVISSKEQKVIVSLFNLNKHKEQKGTQLVFDSQLNTSTTLNDSTLFEQIKSDAAKVLEHEFPHFGEYHKDDEVQHAFLEHYTSPPTLVLVGAGNDAQVLSNMADILGWDIVVTDGRPTHANPERFISSCQVIVTKPEQFLDSITIDNRTAFVLISHNYNYDLAVLKLLLNYPEIPYIGILGPKKKFNRMLDDLQLLGIELTEEQVEKIYAPIGLHLGAETPAEIALSVLSEIQAVITHSNGQPLREKQGTIHDKKHHQFKVTNL, from the coding sequence ATGAGAGAACTTGAATCTATCATATCAGCTTTTGAAAAAGCACAGGCCAACGACCTTCAGTGTACGCTGGCTACGGTGGTCCATGTGGAAGGTTCATCTTACCGCAAAGCAGGGGCTCGCATGTTGGTAGACGAGAATGGACTCATGACCGGAGCTATTAGTGGCGGCTGCCTGGAAGGTGACGCTCTCAAAAAAGCACTACATGCGCTTCACCAAAACAAAAACAAGTTAATCTCTTATGACACCAGCGATGAAGATGATGCTGTTATAGGCGCTCAGCTCGGCTGTAATGGCATTATTCAAGTACTCTTCGAGCCTATTAACCCAGAAGAAGAAAATAACCCAATATCTCTTTTAAAAGAAGTGATAAGCTCTAAAGAGCAAAAAGTAATTGTAAGCCTTTTTAACCTAAACAAACATAAAGAACAAAAAGGCACTCAACTGGTATTTGATTCACAACTAAACACATCAACTACACTTAATGACTCCACGCTTTTTGAACAAATAAAAAGTGATGCAGCGAAAGTATTAGAGCATGAATTTCCTCATTTTGGAGAATACCATAAAGATGATGAAGTTCAGCATGCATTTTTAGAACATTACACCTCTCCTCCTACTCTGGTGCTAGTTGGAGCAGGTAATGACGCACAAGTGCTTTCAAATATGGCTGACATATTGGGCTGGGATATAGTAGTAACCGACGGGCGCCCCACTCATGCTAATCCTGAACGCTTTATTAGTTCCTGTCAGGTAATAGTGACTAAACCAGAGCAGTTTCTCGATAGCATAACCATAGATAACCGCACCGCCTTTGTTTTGATTAGCCATAATTATAATTATGATTTAGCAGTACTCAAACTACTCCTAAACTACCCTGAAATACCCTACATAGGTATTTTAGGACCTAAAAAGAAGTTTAATCGCATGTTAGATGATCTACAGCTATTAGGAATAGAGCTTACTGAGGAACAAGTGGAAAAAATATATGCACCTATAGGCCTACATCTGGGCGCTGAAACACCAGCCGAAATAGCCCTATCTGTGCTCTCAGAAATTCAGGCAGTGATAACCCACAGCAATGGGCAGCCGTTGAGAGAAAAACAAGGAACTATTCATGATAAGAAACACCATCAGTTTAAAGTAACAAACCTATGA
- a CDS encoding NAD(P)-dependent alcohol dehydrogenase, giving the protein MKSEKNQENNSRRTFIQQSMVVGAGLSMASSLPVFSKENNSNSNINMSKNIKTKGYAAKDESGKLSPYSFERRPVGDDDILIDVKFASICHSDIHQEKGHWGKQIYPQVPGHEIVGVVAAVGKNVTKFKVGDRAGVGCMVDSCMECESCNHGEEQFCDNGKTVFTYGYPTEAEPTGITQGGYSDKIVVRDHFAVHIPEHISFEEAAPLLCAGITTYSPLMKAQFRVGDKVGVAGIGGLGHLAVKLAVSKGAEVYAFTTSADKVEDIKSWGVKEVIVVDDEFKSMQAHSKTLDYMICTIPYQFNVTPYVACVKPGGTFTFVGMPNGSEITINNLMLAFARVNFNASLIGGIPETQEVVHYCADNGVRPQIEVIKAEQINDAWEKVVNKEARYRYVIDAATF; this is encoded by the coding sequence ATGAAATCAGAAAAGAACCAAGAAAACAACTCCAGAAGGACTTTTATTCAACAGTCTATGGTGGTAGGTGCCGGTTTGTCAATGGCTAGTTCATTGCCAGTTTTTTCAAAAGAAAATAATTCTAATTCTAACATAAATATGAGTAAAAACATAAAAACAAAGGGCTATGCGGCTAAGGATGAGTCAGGAAAGTTGAGCCCTTATTCTTTTGAGCGTAGACCGGTTGGTGATGATGACATCTTAATAGATGTAAAATTTGCAAGTATTTGTCATTCAGATATTCACCAGGAAAAAGGACACTGGGGAAAACAAATTTACCCTCAGGTACCTGGGCATGAGATAGTAGGTGTAGTAGCAGCAGTAGGTAAAAACGTAACTAAATTTAAAGTTGGTGATCGTGCTGGTGTGGGTTGTATGGTAGATAGCTGTATGGAGTGTGAGAGCTGTAATCATGGTGAAGAGCAATTCTGTGATAACGGAAAAACAGTATTTACTTATGGATACCCTACAGAAGCAGAGCCTACAGGCATTACTCAAGGTGGGTATTCTGATAAAATAGTAGTAAGAGATCATTTTGCAGTACATATTCCTGAGCACATTAGCTTTGAAGAAGCTGCCCCTTTATTATGTGCAGGTATCACTACTTATTCTCCTTTAATGAAAGCTCAATTTAGAGTAGGAGATAAAGTAGGTGTAGCTGGTATTGGTGGTTTAGGTCACTTAGCAGTGAAATTAGCTGTATCTAAAGGAGCTGAAGTATATGCTTTCACTACTTCTGCTGATAAAGTAGAAGATATAAAATCATGGGGAGTGAAAGAGGTAATTGTGGTAGACGACGAGTTTAAAAGCATGCAAGCGCATAGCAAAACTTTAGATTACATGATCTGTACTATTCCTTACCAGTTTAACGTAACTCCTTATGTTGCCTGTGTTAAACCGGGTGGAACTTTCACTTTTGTAGGTATGCCTAATGGATCAGAAATCACTATCAATAACTTAATGCTTGCCTTTGCAAGAGTTAACTTCAATGCTTCTTTAATAGGAGGTATTCCTGAGACTCAAGAGGTAGTGCATTATTGTGCTGATAATGGCGTTCGTCCTCAAATAGAGGTGATCAAAGCTGAGCAAATCAACGATGCGTGGGAAAAAGTAGTGAACAAAGAAGCTCGCTACAGATACGTGATCGATGCAGCTACATTTTAA
- the moaCB gene encoding bifunctional molybdenum cofactor biosynthesis protein MoaC/MoaB: MVDITHKNNTLRVATAQAIVKTSSENTIAMIKNNEIPKGNVFEMAKAAGLLGVKKTPDLLPDCHPLPIEYTGIDYEIDGLNIIISMTVKTIYKTGVEVEAMHGASIVALTMYDMLKPVDKGVEISTIKLLQKTGGKSSFKAPKETLSAKVVVCSDTISKGEKEDKAGKIIISKLEALGLSTDYVIIPDEAKDIAELVNTQTADLLIFTGGTGAGPRDVTPDTIRPLLDTTLQGVEEQIRSYGQQRTPFAMLSRSVAGIKNGKVILAFPGSSNAAKECMDAVFPHLLHVFEVLKGSRHD; this comes from the coding sequence ATGGTAGATATAACACATAAAAATAATACCCTCAGAGTAGCCACGGCACAAGCTATTGTTAAAACCAGTAGCGAGAACACTATTGCTATGATCAAAAACAATGAGATCCCGAAAGGAAATGTTTTTGAGATGGCTAAAGCAGCAGGCTTGCTGGGAGTAAAGAAAACACCTGATCTTTTACCGGACTGCCATCCCCTACCCATAGAATACACAGGAATAGATTATGAAATTGATGGATTAAACATCATCATTTCTATGACTGTAAAAACCATTTACAAAACCGGTGTAGAGGTAGAAGCCATGCATGGCGCCAGCATAGTTGCGCTTACCATGTATGACATGCTCAAGCCTGTAGATAAAGGTGTAGAAATCAGCACCATTAAGCTATTACAGAAAACAGGGGGTAAATCCTCTTTTAAAGCACCAAAAGAGACCCTTTCAGCAAAAGTAGTAGTTTGCTCTGACACTATTTCTAAAGGAGAGAAAGAAGACAAGGCAGGAAAAATCATCATTTCTAAGCTGGAAGCCCTGGGTTTAAGCACTGATTATGTGATCATTCCTGATGAAGCAAAAGATATTGCCGAGTTGGTGAATACTCAAACGGCCGATCTGCTGATTTTTACAGGCGGCACCGGAGCTGGCCCAAGAGACGTAACTCCGGATACCATCAGACCATTGCTTGATACCACTTTACAAGGCGTAGAAGAGCAAATAAGAAGCTACGGACAGCAGCGCACACCCTTTGCTATGCTTTCAAGATCAGTAGCAGGTATTAAAAATGGCAAAGTGATTCTGGCATTTCCAGGATCATCTAACGCAGCCAAAGAATGTATGGATGCTGTTTTTCCCCATTTACTACATGTATTTGAAGTATTAAAAGGATCTAGACACGACTAA
- the moeB gene encoding HesA/MoeB/ThiF family protein, whose protein sequence is MNETASRYSRQIKLPEIGQLGQQKLNNAKVLIVGMGGLGCPAAQYLTAAGVGTLGLLDHDKVDITNLHRQILYTEDNIGQPKAEAAQQYLEKLNSDTCFHTYIENLNTENAISIIEKYDIIIDGTDNFQTKYLINDACLLTKKPWIYASIYKYEGQLSVFNYKNGPTYRCLFPKAPKSDVSCEETGVIGVLPGILGTYQATEAIKLILELGDPLSGKLKIIHTLTMQEQVISFQRNEASVKNIINKPLTLEAVQCQVNDNEKMYLDVREPHEQPQPENKNIIKIPLSQLGDRHREIPNQKPVYVYCQSGIRSKKAIEFLNETFDFTNLINVEGGIQKILK, encoded by the coding sequence ATGAATGAAACCGCATCACGATATAGCCGACAGATCAAGCTGCCAGAAATAGGACAGTTAGGACAGCAAAAGCTTAATAATGCCAAAGTACTGATAGTAGGCATGGGTGGCTTGGGTTGCCCGGCAGCACAATACCTTACTGCTGCAGGAGTAGGCACATTAGGCTTATTAGATCATGATAAAGTGGATATCACCAATCTTCACCGTCAAATTTTATACACTGAAGATAACATAGGTCAGCCCAAAGCTGAAGCGGCACAGCAGTACCTTGAAAAATTAAATTCAGACACCTGCTTTCACACTTACATAGAAAATCTGAATACTGAAAATGCCATAAGTATCATTGAAAAATATGATATCATTATTGATGGCACTGATAATTTTCAGACCAAATATTTAATTAATGATGCTTGCCTACTAACCAAAAAACCATGGATTTATGCCTCCATTTATAAGTACGAAGGTCAGCTATCCGTGTTTAATTATAAAAATGGCCCTACCTACCGCTGCTTGTTTCCAAAAGCCCCTAAAAGCGATGTGAGTTGTGAAGAAACAGGCGTAATAGGAGTACTTCCTGGCATTTTAGGCACTTATCAGGCTACTGAAGCCATAAAGCTAATTCTAGAATTGGGCGATCCTTTGAGCGGTAAGCTTAAGATTATTCATACGCTAACCATGCAAGAGCAGGTCATTAGCTTTCAAAGAAACGAAGCATCGGTCAAAAATATAATCAATAAGCCACTTACCCTGGAAGCCGTTCAGTGCCAGGTAAATGACAATGAAAAAATGTATCTGGATGTGAGGGAGCCCCATGAGCAACCTCAGCCAGAGAATAAAAATATTATAAAGATTCCGCTCAGCCAGCTTGGCGACAGACACCGAGAAATCCCTAATCAAAAGCCTGTTTATGTATACTGCCAATCAGGCATCAGAAGCAAAAAAGCCATTGAATTCTTAAATGAAACTTTTGACTTCACCAACCTGATTAATGTAGAAGGAGGCATTCAAAAAATATTAAAATGA
- a CDS encoding molybdopterin molybdotransferase MoeA, with product MISIEEALQHVQSQKINTTSEEKDLSSALGYHLAETITAPFDMPDFDNSSMDGYAVCGIYESYTIIGEVAAGNTATNKLEDGKAMRIFTGGKVPDNTTAVVMQEKTSVEKKTSVEKDVLTINGEITAGQNIRAKGGELHLGQEVFTTGHYINAASLGMLASLGKTSIKVFKKPIVRLITTGNELITPGMERKTGQIFESNSHAISGALLQQGYKCTEKQQIEDDFELIKSGIASYLKQTDVLLLSGGISVGDYDYVKAALEENGVEEIYYKVFQKPGKPLYFGRKDDTFVFALPGNPASSLSCFYIHVLPLLQRLSGGKRNGLPQVNLPLAHDYELKGDRPAFLKAHVYNNEVTILDGQMSSMIRSMAVGNALAFIPKPQKLDSGDTVQCLLIS from the coding sequence ATGATATCAATAGAAGAAGCACTACAGCACGTACAATCACAGAAAATAAACACCACATCAGAAGAAAAGGACCTTTCCTCAGCTCTGGGCTATCACCTGGCAGAAACCATTACCGCTCCTTTTGACATGCCTGACTTTGATAATTCATCAATGGATGGCTACGCGGTATGTGGTATATATGAAAGCTATACTATAATAGGAGAAGTAGCCGCTGGCAACACTGCCACCAATAAGCTAGAAGACGGCAAAGCCATGCGTATTTTTACCGGAGGCAAAGTTCCTGATAACACTACAGCAGTGGTAATGCAAGAAAAGACCTCAGTAGAAAAGAAGACCTCAGTAGAAAAGGATGTACTAACGATCAACGGAGAAATAACGGCTGGCCAGAACATACGAGCCAAAGGTGGAGAACTTCATCTAGGGCAGGAAGTATTCACCACAGGACACTACATCAACGCTGCCTCTTTAGGTATGCTGGCTTCTTTAGGCAAAACATCAATAAAAGTATTCAAAAAGCCTATTGTAAGACTAATCACTACTGGCAACGAGCTCATTACACCCGGCATGGAACGTAAAACAGGGCAGATTTTTGAATCTAACAGCCATGCCATCAGCGGTGCTTTGCTACAACAAGGATATAAATGCACTGAAAAACAACAAATTGAAGATGATTTTGAGCTGATAAAATCAGGAATAGCCAGCTATCTAAAACAAACCGATGTACTTTTACTTTCGGGCGGCATCTCAGTAGGTGATTATGATTATGTAAAAGCTGCTTTGGAGGAAAATGGCGTTGAAGAGATCTATTACAAAGTCTTTCAAAAACCAGGAAAGCCGCTCTATTTCGGAAGGAAAGACGATACGTTTGTGTTCGCACTCCCCGGAAACCCAGCCTCTTCCCTCTCCTGCTTTTACATCCATGTATTACCCCTGCTGCAGCGCCTGAGCGGAGGCAAACGCAACGGATTACCCCAGGTAAACCTACCATTAGCACATGACTACGAACTCAAAGGAGACAGACCGGCCTTCCTCAAAGCACATGTTTACAATAACGAAGTCACCATTCTGGATGGTCAAATGTCATCCATGATTCGTTCTATGGCCGTCGGCAACGCACTGGCCTTCATTCCTAAACCTCAAAAACTTGATAGTGGAGACACAGTACAATGTCTGCTAATCTCCTGA
- a CDS encoding (R)-mandelonitrile lyase, whose amino-acid sequence MEITTNGAIPSMKGPADWFSGTVRIDPLYQPKEGVTKGAGALVTFEPGARTAWHTHPAGQTLIVQSGLGWIQREGGPIEEIRPGDVVWFAPGEKHWHGASAEKAMSHIAIQEELNGEMVTWMEKVSDEEYSK is encoded by the coding sequence ATGGAAATTACAACAAATGGAGCCATACCTTCAATGAAGGGGCCTGCTGACTGGTTTAGCGGTACAGTAAGAATCGATCCTTTATATCAGCCTAAAGAAGGGGTGACTAAAGGAGCTGGAGCTCTGGTGACTTTTGAGCCTGGGGCAAGAACAGCGTGGCATACGCACCCTGCCGGACAAACGCTTATAGTGCAGTCAGGCTTAGGTTGGATACAGAGAGAAGGAGGACCAATAGAGGAGATTCGTCCTGGTGATGTGGTATGGTTTGCTCCCGGAGAAAAACATTGGCATGGAGCTTCTGCAGAAAAGGCTATGAGCCATATTGCTATTCAGGAAGAACTGAATGGTGAAATGGTGACCTGGATGGAGAAGGTTTCAGACGAAGAGTATTCAAAATAA
- a CDS encoding sugar O-acetyltransferase — translation MEDTKGEGKTIFDRLLAGETIPMDDPEYSIIREVVNQTTKISNKLNLSEDTDEARQYLSEIIGQPVDESTTLFTPFHTNFGRHISLGKNVFINHECSFLDLGCITIEDDVMIGPRVNLTSENHGVELSKRKMMMPARVVIKRNVWIGAGVTILPGVTVGENSVVAAGAVVSKDVPANVVVAGVPAKVIKEIDPS, via the coding sequence ATGGAAGATACAAAAGGAGAAGGCAAAACTATTTTCGACAGGCTCTTAGCAGGGGAGACTATACCTATGGATGATCCTGAATATTCAATAATCAGGGAGGTGGTCAACCAAACCACTAAAATATCTAATAAGCTCAATTTATCAGAAGATACAGACGAAGCTCGCCAATACCTGAGTGAAATTATAGGGCAGCCAGTAGATGAAAGCACTACACTCTTCACTCCATTTCATACTAATTTCGGCAGACATATCAGTTTGGGTAAGAATGTATTCATTAACCATGAATGCAGCTTTTTAGACCTTGGATGCATCACTATTGAAGATGATGTGATGATAGGTCCGCGCGTTAACCTCACTTCAGAGAATCATGGAGTGGAGCTTTCAAAAAGAAAAATGATGATGCCCGCACGTGTGGTTATTAAAAGAAATGTGTGGATCGGCGCAGGCGTTACTATTTTGCCTGGTGTTACTGTAGGTGAGAATTCTGTGGTGGCAGCAGGAGCTGTGGTTTCTAAAGATGTGCCGGCTAATGTGGTAGTGGCAGGTGTTCCGGCTAAAGTGATCAAGGAGATAGATCCGAGCTAA
- a CDS encoding sulfite exporter TauE/SafE family protein — protein MTIDYLPFIFFFIALFYSSVGFGGGSSYLAILSLFLTEFYEIRSTALLLNICVVSIGTFLFIKNKVFNIKLFWPFLVASIPLAYFGAQVRLSQSTFFLILGASLILSGLFLILRFIQAKIESKEFGIAKKLGLGGAIGLLSGVSGIGGGIFLSPVLNLLNWANPRTVAALASLFIFVNSVAGLIGLGVAGTFQLHEGLTLKLIIAVVLGGSIGSYLTNKKFNMRILGVLTAILVIYVGLRLVLLNGFGIKI, from the coding sequence ATGACTATAGACTATTTGCCTTTCATTTTCTTTTTTATTGCTCTTTTTTATAGCTCCGTAGGCTTCGGTGGCGGATCTAGCTATTTAGCCATTTTAAGTTTATTTCTTACTGAGTTTTATGAGATACGATCTACCGCCTTACTGCTCAATATCTGCGTAGTTTCTATCGGCACTTTTCTGTTTATCAAAAACAAAGTATTCAATATAAAGCTCTTCTGGCCCTTTTTGGTAGCCAGCATACCCTTGGCCTATTTCGGCGCTCAGGTAAGACTATCCCAATCTACCTTCTTCCTTATACTGGGAGCCTCACTTATCCTTTCAGGATTATTCTTAATACTGAGGTTCATTCAGGCCAAGATAGAATCTAAAGAATTCGGAATAGCTAAAAAACTAGGCCTGGGAGGCGCCATAGGACTATTATCTGGCGTTTCAGGTATTGGAGGCGGCATATTTCTATCTCCAGTTCTTAACCTACTCAACTGGGCAAACCCCCGCACAGTGGCTGCATTAGCCTCATTATTCATCTTTGTCAATTCGGTGGCGGGTCTTATTGGCCTTGGCGTAGCTGGCACTTTTCAACTGCATGAAGGGCTCACACTAAAACTGATCATAGCCGTAGTATTGGGCGGAAGCATAGGCTCATACCTTACCAATAAGAAATTTAATATGCGAATATTAGGTGTGCTCACCGCCATTTTAGTGATCTATGTTGGGTTAAGACTGGTATTACTCAATGGCTTTGGTATAAAAATATAA
- the moaA gene encoding GTP 3',8-cyclase MoaA: MSSQIVDRFGRPHSYLRISLTDRCNLRCFYCMPEDGIQLMDKPSIMTLEEIISISSTFRELGVDTIRLTGGEPLIRKNFDFLVRELAKLGVTLKITTNGILLDRYYDLFQEVGLKKINFSLDTLDKAKSVFITKRDYYERIMNNLKTGLEKGFEIKLNVVLIKDVNDHEINDFIELTKHQNLAIKFIEFMPFKGNKWDWSKGVSKETILKTISNKFGEVEALDNPKHSTSVNYKVKGHAGSFGIVSTITHPFCSECNRIRLTADGKMKNCLFATSETDLLTPFRNGDELTPLILNSIQEKKFSRDGMDVKMDSEHYEKNRSMISIGG, from the coding sequence ATGAGCTCACAGATAGTAGACCGATTCGGAAGACCACACTCCTACCTGCGCATATCGCTGACTGACCGATGCAACCTGCGTTGCTTCTACTGCATGCCAGAAGATGGCATTCAGCTGATGGACAAGCCCAGCATTATGACTTTGGAGGAAATCATCAGCATATCCTCTACTTTCAGAGAACTAGGCGTAGACACCATTCGCCTGACCGGAGGTGAGCCACTGATACGCAAAAACTTTGACTTTTTAGTGAGAGAGCTGGCCAAGCTGGGTGTTACCTTAAAAATCACCACCAATGGCATTTTGCTCGACCGTTATTATGACCTTTTTCAGGAAGTGGGTCTGAAAAAAATCAACTTCAGCCTGGATACGCTAGACAAAGCCAAGTCAGTTTTCATTACCAAGCGCGATTACTATGAGCGCATTATGAATAACCTGAAAACCGGTCTGGAAAAAGGTTTTGAAATAAAGCTCAATGTAGTATTAATTAAGGATGTCAATGATCATGAAATCAATGATTTTATTGAATTGACCAAACACCAAAATCTGGCTATCAAATTCATTGAGTTTATGCCCTTTAAAGGCAATAAATGGGATTGGAGCAAGGGAGTAAGTAAGGAAACCATCTTAAAAACCATTAGCAATAAATTTGGTGAAGTAGAAGCACTCGACAACCCAAAACACAGTACTTCTGTAAATTATAAGGTAAAAGGCCATGCAGGATCTTTCGGTATTGTAAGCACTATAACACATCCTTTTTGCTCTGAATGCAACCGCATTAGACTCACTGCTGATGGTAAAATGAAAAACTGCCTTTTTGCCACATCAGAAACAGATCTACTCACCCCTTTCAGAAATGGTGATGAGCTCACACCTCTCATCTTAAACAGCATACAAGAAAAGAAATTCTCTAGAGACGGCATGGATGTAAAAATGGACTCAGAGCATTATGAAAAAAATCGATCAATGATCTCAATAGGCGGATAA